One part of the bacterium genome encodes these proteins:
- a CDS encoding Ig-like domain-containing protein, with translation MSTRLNLTRPLVALLLAALAATCGNDSRSPTEIAAHAQRIRMVSGDSQTGRALGRLAEPFTVQVLDNEGNPVPAFSVRFQVTSVAGLLAGSNSRSSDVVTNNNGMTSVYLTLGASADIQYTVEASASMSTGQALQGSPVRFTAHAASSADTTTGGDGGGGGTATSAFSMTGTPLGADTTGSAGRFFKLPLAVQVVDSLGKPVKGLTVYYTAVQGGGAFDITEKTTDDYGVASNQLRLGYQVGANLITASAVLPDGKVVKVEWRIWSRLDPDVRYNAYDISMVTQDSLAAPAGSTLPVPLVVAVTDTFGRGSPNQSVTWTVEHAGTLTTVVSNTNSEGIAQITFTLGPNVGLNRVRATIIRDNGEERSVYVNVWGTAGTVAAEPDSLVLVSGGGQRAEVGSILPLPVVLAVLDEDGSRMANVDVKLTITTPISPYADNEGRIGVENEQVPGQVVLNLTSDANGLIVFIWQLGPGPDLENTVVAEIRRNDGTQRNLTVHAEALPHPDTANRLVIMSGNYQVPQPVSTELPLPLVMRVVDTTRVGVNGDTLGAPITNFPVIMTAYGPSRDGSLNASGGEPGGTGRLTARTDKDGLVAARWTTGSLTGRPDDLASLLNNNSVVAVAVFADGSQDSVIFFTTAVPQAAQAMSVSGTTELSGTAGKSLTLPTINVVDQYGNVKAGVGVYFSIGTSPGPAQIAQSSMSTDIYGNATGVVSQLSTRSGEMKVSAANGSLNGSPVTFTITVEADAAASIQKAGGDGQTTKSGTAWSNEIKVLVRDQYGNAKPGQYVTFSVTTGSATLKQMLVPTDGDGFASTTATPLAVGNVS, from the coding sequence CTGGGACGGCTCGCCGAGCCGTTCACCGTGCAAGTCCTGGACAACGAGGGCAACCCGGTGCCGGCGTTCAGCGTGCGCTTCCAGGTGACTTCCGTCGCCGGCCTGCTCGCCGGGAGCAACAGCCGCAGCTCGGACGTGGTGACCAACAACAACGGCATGACCTCGGTCTACCTGACCCTGGGCGCCTCGGCCGATATACAGTATACGGTGGAGGCCTCGGCCTCGATGTCCACCGGCCAGGCCCTGCAGGGCTCGCCGGTGCGGTTCACCGCCCATGCCGCATCGAGCGCCGACACGACCACCGGCGGCGATGGGGGCGGCGGCGGCACGGCGACCAGCGCGTTCAGCATGACCGGCACTCCCCTGGGCGCCGACACCACCGGCTCGGCCGGACGGTTCTTCAAGCTGCCCCTGGCCGTGCAGGTGGTCGACTCGCTGGGCAAGCCGGTCAAGGGCCTCACGGTCTACTACACGGCCGTGCAGGGCGGCGGCGCGTTCGACATCACCGAGAAAACCACGGACGACTACGGCGTGGCGAGCAATCAACTGCGCCTGGGCTACCAGGTGGGGGCCAACCTGATCACCGCCTCGGCCGTGCTGCCGGACGGCAAGGTGGTCAAAGTGGAATGGCGCATCTGGAGCCGGCTCGACCCGGATGTGCGCTACAACGCCTACGATATCAGCATGGTGACCCAGGACAGCCTGGCCGCCCCGGCGGGCAGCACCCTGCCCGTGCCGCTGGTCGTGGCCGTGACCGACACTTTCGGACGCGGCTCGCCCAACCAGTCGGTCACCTGGACCGTGGAGCACGCCGGCACGCTCACCACAGTGGTCAGCAACACCAACAGCGAGGGCATCGCCCAGATCACGTTCACCCTGGGGCCCAACGTGGGCCTCAACCGGGTGCGGGCCACGATCATCCGCGACAACGGCGAGGAACGCTCGGTGTATGTCAATGTCTGGGGCACCGCTGGCACGGTGGCCGCCGAGCCGGACTCGCTGGTGCTTGTCTCCGGCGGCGGCCAGCGCGCCGAGGTAGGGAGCATTCTGCCCCTGCCCGTGGTGCTGGCGGTGTTGGATGAGGACGGCAGCCGGATGGCGAATGTGGATGTAAAGCTGACCATAACCACACCGATAAGCCCCTACGCGGACAATGAAGGCCGAATCGGTGTGGAAAACGAACAGGTGCCTGGCCAGGTAGTACTCAACCTGACCTCGGATGCTAACGGGTTGATAGTATTCATCTGGCAACTCGGTCCCGGCCCGGACCTTGAGAACACCGTCGTGGCTGAGATTAGGCGTAATGACGGAACTCAGAGAAATCTGACAGTTCACGCGGAAGCTCTACCTCATCCAGACACGGCCAACCGTCTGGTGATTATGAGCGGGAATTATCAGGTTCCGCAACCTGTGAGCACAGAACTGCCGCTACCATTAGTAATGCGGGTGGTGGATACAACGAGAGTCGGTGTTAATGGTGATACTCTCGGTGCACCTATAACTAATTTCCCAGTAATCATGACTGCCTATGGCCCAAGTAGGGATGGATCGTTGAATGCCTCTGGGGGTGAACCCGGCGGAACGGGAAGACTGACAGCTCGGACCGACAAGGATGGGCTAGTGGCTGCTCGCTGGACCACGGGAAGCCTGACCGGACGGCCGGATGACCTTGCCTCACTGCTTAATAACAACTCCGTGGTCGCCGTGGCCGTGTTCGCGGACGGGAGCCAGGACAGCGTGATATTCTTCACCACCGCCGTGCCCCAGGCTGCCCAGGCCATGTCGGTCTCCGGCACCACCGAGTTGAGCGGCACCGCGGGCAAGAGCCTCACCCTGCCCACGATCAACGTGGTGGACCAGTACGGCAACGTGAAAGCCGGCGTGGGTGTGTATTTCTCGATCGGTACGAGCCCCGGACCGGCGCAGATCGCCCAAAGCTCGATGAGCACGGACATCTACGGCAACGCCACCGGAGTTGTGAGCCAGCTCAGCACCCGCAGCGGCGAGATGAAAGTCTCGGCCGCCAACGGCTCGCTGAACGGCTCGCCGGTCACGTTCACGATCACCGTGGAGGCGGACGCCGCGGCCTCGATCCAGAAAGCCGGCGGCGACGGCCAGACCACCAAGAGCGGCACGGCCTGGTCGAACGAGATCAAGGTCCTGGTGCGCGACCAGTACGGCAATGCCAAGCCGGGCCAGTACGTGACGTTCAGTGTCACGACTGGCAGCGCCACGCTCAAGCAAATGCTGGTGCCCACGGACGGCGACGGGTTTGCCTCCACCACCGCCACGCCCCTGGCCGTGGGCAACGTGAGC